GCCTCCAGGTCACGCTGCCGCGCGAGCGGCCCGCACTTCCGTACGCAATCACTCTGAAAGTCGCTTAACCATGAAGCACGCACCACGACATCTGATCCCGAAGGTTTTCGCCATCGCCGCTGTCGCAGCCATCATGCCGGCACACGCCGCCTCGCCCTATACGGTCGTGTCGCCCGACCACCGCACCCGCATCGAACTGACCGCCGCCGATGGCAATCTGGCGTACACGGTCATCCGCGACGGCGTGACCGTCATCGCGCAATCGCCCCTCGGCCTGAGCACGACCCAGGGCGCGCTGGACGGCACCACCTTGCGTGTCACCGGTGTCGAGAACAAGACCGTCGACGAGACGTGGCGTCCCGTCGCCGGCAAGGCGGCCAGCGTGGCGGACCGCTACAGCCAGGTCGAGCTGCAACTGGCCGGCAAGGACAAGCCCATCAAGGTCAACCTCGTCGCCCGCGCCTACGACGACGGCGTCGCGTTCCGCTACGTGCTGCCGCGCCAGCCGATAGCGGGCGAACCCCGGGGCGATCTCGGCATCAACGGCGAGGCCACGCGCTTCGACTTCCCGGCCGCCTACCGCTGCTGGGGCTTCAATCCGGGCCGCTTCGACAGCTCGCACGAGGGCGAATTCGACCCGGTGCCGGCGTCCGCCATCCGTCCCCACCACACGTTCGACGCGCCCCTCGTGTGCAAGACCGGCAACAAGAAGACCACGTTCGCCATCGCGGAAGCGGACAAGCGCGGTTACGCCGGCGCGTACTACTCGGGCCGCGGCGACGGCGGCCTGGGCGTGGCCGTCGTGCTCGCGCCGCACTACGAAGGCGACGTGCAGGTGCAGGGCCCGGCCGTGCGCGCCAACCTGGCCGACGCGCCGCTCGCCACGCCGTGGCGCGTGGTGATGGTGGCCGACACGCCGGGTGGCCTGACGGCATCGAGCCTGATCGCGACGCTGGGCAGCCCGTCGACGATCGCGGATACGAGCTGGATCAAGCCGGGCAAGGCGTCGTGGGACTGGTGGAACGGCTGGGCCGTCGACATGCCGGGCGCCGGCATCAACACCGCGACGTACAAGGCCTACACGGATTTCGCGGCCAGCCTTGGCCTGCAGTATATCCTCATCGACGAGGGTTGGTACGAGGGCAGTTCGGAAAAGCCGCTGCCGTCCAATGCCTTGAAGCCGATCCGCGCGATGGACATGCTGGAAATCATCCGGCATGCGAAGGAGAAGGGCATCGGCGTGTGGGTCTGGCTGCAGTGGAAGCAGCTCGACCGCCAGATGGATGACGCCTTCGCGCTGTACGAATCGTGGGGCATCAAGGGCGTCAAGGTCGACTTCATGGACCGCACCGACCAGGACATGGTCGACTTCTACCACAAGATCCTGTCCAAGGCCGCCAAGCACCACCTGATGGTCGACCTGCACGGCGCCTACCCGCCGGACGGCCTCACGCGCACCTATCCGAACTACATGACGCAGGAAGGCGTGATGGGCGCGGAGTACAACAAGTGGAGCGCGCGCGTCACGGCCACGCACAACGTGACGCTGCCGTTCACGCGCATGATCCTGGGCCCGATCGACTACACGCCGGGCGGCTTCCGCTCGCTCGCGCCGAAAGACTTCATGGCGCAGCGGCGCAACGTGAAGCCGTTCGTGCAGACGACGCGCGGCCAGGCCGTCGCGATGTACGTCGTGTACGATTCGCCGTTCGGCATGGTGGCGGACAGCCCGGACGCCTACCGCAACGCGGACGGCACCTGGGCCGACGGCGCGAAGTTCATCGGCGCCGTGCCGACCACGTGGGACGAGACGCGCGTGCTGGACGGCGACATCGGCCAGTACATCGTGACGGCCCGCCGCAAGGGCGGCACCTGGTACATCGGCGCGATGACCAACGAGTCGGGACGCACGGTCGACGTGCCGCTGGACTTCCTGGCGCCGGGTGTCGCTTATTCGGCCGAGATCCTGGAAGACGGCAAGGATCGCAACCACCTGGCCGCGCGCGGCGCACGCGTGACGGGCAAGAGCCGCCTGAAGCTGACGCTCGCCCCGTCCGGCGGCGCCGTGGCCGTGCTGACGGCCGGCGCGGACAAGCACTGAGGAGCCGGCCATGACCGACCATCTGTCCCGCGTCCTCATCGCCGCCGCGCTGTGCGCCGTCGGCACCGTCGCGCACGCGCAGGAGCTCGACGTCAACGCGGACAAGGCGCGCGCCGACTTCGCCCGCCCCGTCGTCCTCGCGGCGGACGACGTACGCGCGTTCGCGCCGCCGCCGGCCGGCTTTGCGGATGCTCGGCCCGGCGCCGCGCAGGGCAAGGTGGAGACGTTCACGTATGCGTCGGTCGTCACGGGCACGCGCCGTACGGCCAACGTCTGGCTGCCGCCCGGCTACGACAAGACCCGGCGCTATCCCGTGCTGTATCTGTTGCACGGCATCGGCGGCAACCAGGACGAGTGGTGCGGCTATGTGCGCGCGCAGGACGTGCTCGACAACCTGACGGCCGCCGGCAAGGCCGTGCCGATGATCGTCGTGATGCCGAACGGCCGCGCGCTGGCGGACGACCGCTCGCCGCCGGAAAACAAGGTCTTCACGCCGGAAAACGCGGCCGGTTTCGCGCGCTTCGAGCGCGACCTGCTCGATTCGCTCATCCCGGCCGTCGATGCCGCGTATCCGACGCACGCGGACAGTGCCCACCGCGCGATCGGCGGGCTGTCGATGGGCGGCGGGCAGGCGCTGAACTTCGGCCTGGGCCATCCGGAGGCATTCAACTGGGTGGCGGGCTTCTCGCCGGCCCCCAACACGGAGCCACCGGCGAAACTGGCGGGCGAGGCGGCGCGGGCGAAGGGCAAGCTGAAACTGGTGTATCTGTCATGCGGCAACCGCGATGGCCTGATCAACGTCGCGCAGGGCGTGCACCGCCAGCTGCGCGAGCAGGGCGTCGCCCACGTGTGGAACGTGGACGGGTATGGGCATGACCGGGACAGCTGGGCGGAAAACCTGTACCACTACGCCCAGCTGCTCTTCCGTTAATTTTCCTCGACGATGACGAGATCCCACGGCGCCAGCGTGACGGTCTCGTCGCGCTTCACGGCCCGCGACGTCAGCAGGTCCGTCCCCGCCTTGTGGCGGTACGTGAAGCTCGCGGGCGCGCCCGAATAATTGAAGTAGTAGCGGATCGTCTTGCCGAACCGGTTCACGCCCGTGCGCGCCTGGATGTGCGGCGGCAGTTGCTGGTCCGGCCCGATCAGGCCCCGTTCCTGCAGCACCGATCGCAGCACGGCCTTCTGCAGCTTGTCCGACAAATACGTGCCTTCGTAGACGGCCTTGCCCGTGCCGTACTGGTTGGCCGTGATGGCGGGCCAGCGGCCGAAGAACGGGTGGTCGTACCAGGCGAGGGCCTTCGCGGTGTCGAGCTGGAGGAACTCGGCCCAGTGGCGCACCTTGTTGTCGTCGCCGGCCTGGAACGGATCGCCCTTCAGCGCCAGGGGCTGCGCGAGGTTCGAGAATTCCTGGTAGTGGAAGCCGAGAACCTGGCGCAGCGGGCCCGGCGCCGTCGTCCAGCGCACGGCCGCGTTCTCGTTCGCGAAGCCGCTCTTGAAGCCCATCACGACATGGCCGCCCTTGCGCACGAAGTCCGAGATGCGCTGCAGCAGCGCGTCGTCCGCGATGTACAGCGAGGGCACGACCAGCACCTTGTACGCGGACAGGTCCTGCGTGTCCGGGAACACGAAGTCGGTGCCGACGTTCAGGTCGTACAGCGCGCGGTGGATCTGGCGCACCTGCGAGCCGTAGTCGGCCTGGCTAGCCCCGCCGCCCCATTGCGACTGCTTCGCGAACGGCATGTCGTTGATGGCGTTCAGCGAATCGCGGCTCCACAGGATCGCCACGTCGTTCTGGATGCGCAGGTCGACGAGGCGTTGGCCGATCTTCTGGAGTTCGCGGCCCGTGCGGCTCATCTCGGCGTACGCGCGGTTCGGCTCCAGGTCGTGTCCGAGGACGCCTTTCCAGTACGTCTCCTGGTTCGCGTGGATCGACGCCCAGTGCCAGTACTCGACCATGTTGGCGCCGTTGGACAGATGCGTGTAGACGTCCTCGCGGAACTGGCCGTCGTACGGCGGGTATTGGAACGACGAGCTCCAGTCGGTCGTCTGCGCATTCGTCTCCGTGACGAGGAAGTTGCCGCGCTTGAGCGAGCGCGTGAAGTCGGCGTCCAGCTTCTGGGCGGCACCGTTGTACTGGTCCTGCGTGCCCCAGTGGTAGATGTTCACGCCCGGGACGTCGAGCGCGCGCGCGACGGCTTCCTCGTTCACGTCCGCGTGCAGCGAGCCGGCGAAATCGTGCGTGACGAACTGGCGCGGCCCCGCGCACTCGCGGATGAGTTGCGCCTGCCAATGCAGGAAATCCGTGACGCGCATCTGGCTCCAGCGCGACCATTCGAGCTTGTAGCCCGTGCTCTGCGCGCCGTCCGGACGGGGCAGGTCCGTCCACGAATGCAGGTCCTGGCCCCAGTAGTTCAGGAACCACGTCTTGCTGAGATTCTCCGGCGTGCCGAATTTCTTTTCCAGGTAGTGCTGGAAGCGGATGAACACATCGTCGTTGGCGGCGCCGTAGCTGCCCGTCTCGTTGTCGACTTGCCAGCCGATGACGTTCGGGTTGTCCTTGTAGTGGGCGGCGATGCGGCGGATCAGGCGCTCCGCGTAGAAGCGGTACACGGGCGAATCCGTGTTCATGTTCTGGCGCATGCCGTACGTGTTTTTCGCGCCATTGAATTTCGTGGCCAGGATTTCCGGATGCTGGTGCGCCATCCACGCGGGAATCGAATACGTGGGCGTGCCCATGATGACCTTGATGCCGGCCTTGCCCATCGCGTCGACCACGCGGTCCATCCACGCGGTGTCGAAGCGGCCGTCCTCCGGCTCCCACAGGCTCCACGTCGATTCGCCCAGGCGCACGACGTTGAAGCCGGCCGCCTTGATCATCCGGACGTCCTTGTCCAGCCGTTCGTAGGGCATGTATTCGTGATAGTACGCGGCGCCGTACAGGACGGTCGGGAAGTCGGGCTGCGCGGCCGCCCCGCGCGCGCCGGTGCAAGCGAGTGCGCACGCCAGCGCGAGCGGGAGGAGTCTCCGTGTGGACATTCATTACCTTTCTTATGGATGCAGGTCTGGACAGTAAGCCATTCTGCCGTGGCGCGGCAGGGGGACGCAATTATGAAATCCACCGTTCCGGAAACGATATGTCGCAGGCGCGGGCGCTGTGCAATTTCGTATCGGGGGCTGACGTTTTTCACAATTGCGGCGGCGCGCGGCGGCTCTCACAATGGCGGGGTAGTCTCCTACCGCCTGGCATGGTAGGTTTTGTGGGGCGGCCTCGTGCCGCCCCCTTTTTTTCGCCATTGTATTGACCGGGCTGCTATGATCGGTGCGCACGCGCCCGGGGAAGGCGGTGCGTGGAGACCAACAACCGGTTGTATGACAATGCAAGAGTTTTACAAGAAGTCGCTGCTGCTTCTGATCGCGCTGCTGCTCGCCGATGCGCTGCTCGCGGTCCTGTTCGTCCACCTGAGCCAGCCGGCTTATTCGCTGTCACCGGCGGCCAGGGACGGCATCCACTGGGAACGTGTGCCCACGTCGGACGACGTGATGGGCGGCACGTCGACGGTGAGGCTGCACGATGCCGCAGCGGGTGCGATGGTGTTCGATTACACGCTCACGAAAGTGGCCAAATACCCGTTCGCCGGCGCGCGCTTCGTGGCCAAGGATGCGAAGGGGGAACTGGCCCCGCTCGACCTGCGGAAATACGACACCATCACGTTCGTCGCGCGCTGCACGCCCGCCGATCCCATGTTGCTGGGTGTGACGACCTTCGACGACAAGGTGTCGGTCCCCGGCCAGCTCGTCACTTACCGATCGCCCGGCACTTTCTTCTCTTGCAACGAGCAGGGCGTGCACGTGTCCCTCGACATGCGGCGCCTGACCGTTCCCGACTGGTGGCTGTCGATGATGAAGCTGCCGCTGACGTCCCAGGATTACGAGCTGGACAAAGTGGTGCAGATTTCTTTCGGATCGAGTTCGCAAACGCCGTTCGATGTCGATTCGCATGTGGAAATCAGCAATCTCGAATTGCGCGGACATGATTATCGATATATCGTCGCGCTCGCGCTTATTCTGGTATCCGGGTGGATTCTATTCGGCCTATGGTTTTTCCGCACCCACACGCGGACATTGGCCGCCAGCCTGAATGGCAGGCTGAAGACGGATTTGCCGCTCGTCGCTTATCGCCAATTAACCGTGCAACCTCATCGGGACGAGGAACAGGCATCGGTCCTGAAATTCCTCGCGACGAATTACACGAATCCCGAACTGGATCTGGAAAGCGTGGTGGCCGGTACCGGTGCGAACCGGAACAAGGTGAATGACGTGCTGAAAACGGAACTCGGCATGACATTCACCGGTTATGTGAATAAATTAAGGCTGACCGAAGCGGCGCGCCTGCTGACGGAAAAGAGCACCGCCACCGTGGCCGAAATCGCGTATTCGGTCGGCTACGCCAACGTCTCGTATTTCAATCGGCTGTTCAAGGAAGAGTACGGCTGCACGCCGAAGGCGTTCCGGACGCTCGCGCTCCAGCACCCGCCCGCGTCCGCCGACCCGCCGCCAAAAATGGTGGGAAACGGCTGATCCGGCCTTGCACTCCCTGCAAAACAGATCGTAATTTCTGCACGGTGATAGAAATCCGCGTGCTGACGTTATAGGCGCCCCGGGGTGGGCTCCTATCCTTGACGTGAAGGGGGCCGCCGCCGGCACCCGGTCACGCTACGAGGAACCATCCCATGACTGCGCATTTCCGATGCCCATCCTATTCCAGTCGCGTGCTCGCAATGAGCGCACCATACCGGCTGCCTGAAAAATCCTTTGTCGTTGCCATTCGGCGAACGCGCCTCCGGATTCCGGATTGATTCCGCTTTTTTTTCTCCTCGACCGCTGTTTACTAAGCATGCCGCGCCGGGCCGGAAAGCCCGGAAACAAAACAAAAAAGATTCACAGGAGACGACAATGATTCAGAAAGCGATGGGCGCGCGATGAAGACGACAAAAGCCTACCGTATCGCACTGCTTTTCAACGGCAACAAGACATTCGATCGCGAAGTGATCGCCGGTATTGCCGCTCACCTGGGCGGCACCCGCGTCGCTTGGGATTTATTTCTGGAAGAGGATTTCCGTCTGCGCCTGACCGGAATCGACCGCTGGCAGGGCGACGGCGTCATCGCCGATTTCGACGACCCGGCCGTGGCCAAGGCCCTGGCCGATTGCCCGGTGCCCGTCGTGGCCGTGGGCGGGTCGTATGCGGACGAATCCGGGTATCCGTCCGGCGTGCCGTATGTCGCGACCGACAACTTCAAACTCGTCAAGCTGGCCCGCGACCACCTGATCGACGTCGGCCTGCAGCGCTTCGCCATGTTCAGCCTCCCCGAGGCGCAGGAATGCCGCTGGGCCATCGAGCGCGAACGTGCGTTCCGCTGCTTGACGTCGGAGGACCGGATGGAAGCGGAAATCTTCCGCGGCTGCGCCACGAACGCGGCGTCGTGGGACAGCGCGGTGCAGGGGCAGATCGACTGGCTGCGCAGCCTGCCCAAGCCGGTGGGCGTCATCGCCGTCACGGACGCGCGCGCGCGCCAGCTGCTGCAGGCCTGCGCCATCGCCGGCATCTCGGTACCGGAACAGGTGGCGCTGATCGGCATCGACAACGACCCGCTCGTGCGCATGCTGACGCGGATCCCGCTCAGCTCCGTGATCCAGGGCGCGCACGAAATGGGGCGGACGGCGGCGCATCTGCTGGAGCAGATGCTGCACGGCGTAAGGCTGACGAACACGCGCATCCTCGTGCCGCCCGCGGGCATCAACGTGCTCGCGTCGAGCCTCTACCAGGACGTCAAGCATCCGCATGTGATGCGGGCCTGCCACTACATCCGCCAGTACGCGTGCCAAGGCATCAAGACGCACCAGGTGGCCGAATACGTGGGCGTGTCGCGCTCGTCGCTCGAAGTGTACTTCCGCCAGGAGCTGGGTTGCAGCGTGCACGACATGATCCTGCGGTCCAAGCTGGATGCCGCCAAGGCCGGCCTGGAAAGCGGCGAGCGCAGTATCGCGGACGTGGCGCTGGGCTGCGGCTTCACGTCCACCCAGTACATGCACCTCGTGTTCAAGCGCGAACTCGGTTGCACGCCGCGCGCGTGGCGCGACCGGGCACTGGGCGAGCGCACCGGCATGACCGCGGCGGCGTAACGCGAAGGCAGGCGCGGGGCGTCGGCGAAATCGTTCGCCCCGTTGGTGATTTTCGTAATTGAAAGGCCATGCACGGGCCGGGAGAATGGCTTTCTATCGACATCAGGAAGCCAGACCGCAATGACGATCCATCTGATTCAGAGCGCCCCGGCCGCATCGGCCGGCGAGCGTTCGTTCGCGCTCGAGAATGCGGCCGGTATGACCGTGACGATCAGCGAGCGGGGCGCCCAACTGCGCGCCTGGCACGCGCCGGACCGCTACGGCCGCATGGCCGACGTGCTGAGACCCGGGCTGTCCGCGCCGCCCATCGGCCGCGCCGCCCGCTGGGAAGGGCGGCAGGCCGACGGCGTGGTCTCGCTGGCGCTGACCGCGGGCGGCAACGGCGCCGGCAGGCTGGTCCACTACCGGCTCGACGACGAGGGCGGCCTGACGATCGAGTACCAGTCCGTGGCCGGCGTGCCGGTCCCGCTCGCGGCGCTGGCTTACCCGTCCTTCAACCTGTCCGGCGGCGCGGGCGAGGTCGGCGACCACATGGTGCAGATCGACGCCGACTATTTCGAGGAAGCGGGCCCCGGCGGCGTGCCGGGCGGCGTGGCCGCGGTGGGCGGGACGGCGTTCGACTTCCGCCATCCGGCCGCCATCGGCCCGCGCCTGCGCTGGACCGACAGCCAGCTCCACCTGGCCGGCGGCTTCGATCACTGTTTTTGCGTGCGCAACCACTTCGCCGGCGGGCAGGGCGCCCTGCGCGAAGTGGCCCGCGTGTTCGACCCGGCCTCCGGGCGCCGGCTGCAGGTGCACACGACCGAGGCCGCGGTCAGGTTCAGCAGCGGCCCGGGGACGCTCGCGCGCATGGACGCCTTTTGCGTCGAAGCCCTTGCCAGACCCGGCCTGATGAGCGCCGCCTGGCCGCGGGTGATGCTCGTGCCGGGGCAGGTCTATCGCCAGACGACGGTGTACCGCTTGTCGTTGCAGGCGTGATGATGCGCCTGGTTCACCCTCATGCAAGGCAGCGTGATCGCGGCGCGAAGCCGCCGCGCTTGTCCTTCATGTGCGCGATCTCGTCACCCATAAAGGATTGGATATCGATAACAAGGGGAGCGTGGACGGCGCCGGGGCGCCCCGGCCGTTGCCGCGCGTTCCTGCGGCCGCGTTAGCGATAACGCCAGTCTCCACCGGGACTTACCGGCATCTCCGGTAAAAATCATAACGTTGATTGGTTGCTTTCATTACTCGGCCAACTCCTATAATCCACTCGCATTGTTATCGATATCTACAACGGCATCCGGCTTCAGGCATGCCTTAAAACCAGCGAAACAATAAGACAACAAGTCCATTCGGATTTTTGGAGGAGGAGAAGATGAACCAGAAACACCACGTCGGCCCGCGCATGTCCCTCGTCGCGCTGGCCCTTGCCCAGGCCTTTGCCACCCAGGCGATGGCGCAGCAGGCGCCGGCCGAGACCAATACCGTCCTGGTCACGGGCATCCGCGCCAGCGCGCAATCGTCGCTGGCCGTCAAGCGGAACTCGATGGAAGTCGTGGACTCGATCTCGGCGGAAGACATCGGCAAACTGCCGGACCCGAACGTGGAAGAGACGCTGACCCGCGTGCCGGGCGTGCAGGGTTACCGCTACGGTGGCGAAGGCGCGTCGCCGTCCGGCAACGGTTCCGGCCTGACGATCCGCGGCCTGTCCGGCCAGACGGCGTCGCAGGTCAACGGCCGCGCTTCCTTCACGGCCGGCTCGCGCGAGTTCAACCTCGAGGACGCGATTCCGGGCATGATCGCCGGCGTGGATGTGTACAAGAACCCGTCCGCCGAACACATCGAGGGCGGCATCGGCGGCCTGGTGAACATCCGCACGCGCAAGCCGAGCGATTTCAAGGGCCCGACCGCCTCGATCAGCACCAATGCGCGCTATAACGACCTGGCCAAGAAAGTCGACCCTGAATTGTTCGGCCTGTTCGCCAACCGCTACGACCTGGGCGGCGGCTCGCGCATCGGCGTGATGGCCGCGTTCGCGTTCCAGAAGAGCACGGGCCGATCCGACAGCAATCCGGCCAACCGCGGTCCGGACTTCCGCCGCGTGATCGGTGCCGATACGCCCGAGTATGCGCAACTGGCGGCGGCCAACACGGGCAACAATCCGGGGCAACCGATGGCGAAGTACGTCGGCCGCAACGACGTCGGCTACCTGGCGCCCGTGACGATGCGTCCGACGTCGGCCACGGTCGGTGCCAACACGCCGGACACGTCGATATTGACGCCGGCCCAGGCGGCCAACATCATCTCCACGACGGCCGTCAACGCGAACCTGTTCCAGGAAACGATCATGCGCCAGCGCAGGGGTCTCAACCTGGCGGCCGACTACCGCGTGGATAACACCTTGCGCTTCTACGCCGAGAGCAATTACACGGGTTACCTGTACCACCAAAATTATCGTTTCGTCTGGGCCGATACCGGCAACAACCTGCGGAACCTGCAGACGGCGCCGTTCGCGGTCACCGAAAGCATGGTCAACCGCAATTTCAACGGCGGCAGCGACGACGTCCTGTCGTCCAGGCGCCTGCTGGGCGGCACCTGGCAGGATTCGGCGATCCGTCTGTGGGGCGGCGACGAGCACAGCCCGTACACGACGTGGATCGCCGCCGGCGGCGCCGAGTGGAACCCGACCAGTGCGTTGTTCCTGAAGGCCGATTTCTCGTACATCAAGTCCGATCGCCGGCAGGACAACCGTCGCGTGGAAATGGCCGGGGCAGCCGGCCTGGCGTGGGACGTGACGCGCTACGCGGACGGCGAGCCGCACAAGATGACGTACGGCGGCCCGAGCCTGTCGGACCCGAAGAATTTCGTGTTCAGCGGCTTCCCGCTCGGCTGGCAGCACTGGGACGACAAGGGCAACGCCACGGCGCTGGACGGTGCCTACACGCTGGAATCGGGCTTCTTCGACAAGATCAAGTTCGGCACGCGCTATGCGACGCAGCAAAGCCAGTACACGAACCGGGGCAACTTCTGGTCCCTGACGACGGACGGCAAGCCGCTGGCCGCCGACCGTTCGAACGCGATCCCGGTGCCGTCCAAGACGGACATGCTGCAGACCTCCCCGACCAACTACATGCGCGGCCTGGCCGGCTATTCGGGGGGCTACATCGTCTGGAACCCGGACCGCTTGCTGGGCAACCAGGTCAAGGAGCAGTTCCCGGCCTCCAACATGCCTGACCAGGACAACTTCCCGGAAAACGTCGCGGCGCGCCGCTTCATGAAGGAGAGCACGCTGGCCGGCTACCTGGTCGGCGATTTCTCCGCGTTCGACGAGAGCCTGAAAGGCAATGTGGGCGTACGCGTGGTCCGCACCCGCTCGACGGCCGTCGCGAAAAACCGGGACACGACGCAACCGGGTACGCCGCTGGTCGACTACTCGCGTACGACCACCTACACCAACGTCCTGCCGACGTTCAACGCCACCTACGACCTCGCGAAGGACTTCCTGGCCCGCTTCGGCTTCGGCCGCGGCATGACCCGTCCCGACCTGGGTTCGCTGAACCCGTCCATCGCCTACGACGCCGGCCTCGGCACCGCCAACATCGGCAACCCCGACCTGCGTCCGCAGACGGCCGACAGCTACGACTTCTCGCTCGAGCGCTACTTCAGCGCGACGAACTTCGTATCGGCCGCCGTGTTCGACAAGCAGATCAAGGGCTTCTTCAGCCCGGTCGCGCAGTGCATGACGGTGCCGTTCGCGCCTCTGTACTCGGGCGCGACCTCGAACGGCTGCACGAACGGCCAGTACCTGACCTCGAAGCAGGTGAACGCGGCGCCCGGCTATGCGCGCGGCGTGGAGGTGGCCGGCCAGTGGTTCTTCGGCGGCGACAACTGGTGGAAGAACTTCGGCGTCGCGGGCAACTACACGTACGTCAAGACGTCCAATCCGGTCAACTACGGCACCCCGGCGGCACCGGTCTGGATCACGTCGCAGCAGCCGTACACGTCCAAGAACAGCTACAGCATCTCGGGACTGTACGAGGACAACAAGCTGTCCGGCCGCCTCGTGTACACGTGGCGCTCGTCGCAGCTGCTCGGCGCCGTGAACCCGATCAACCCGCTGGGCAGCGGCTATGTCGGCGCCTACGGCCTGCTCGACGCCTCGCTGAACTACGCCATCGACGACCGCCTGACGCTGTCGCTGAACGCCTCGAACCTCACCGACAAGGCACCGAACCGCTACGTCGGCGAAGCGCCGTACTTCGAGCCGAGCCTGCTGGGCCAGTACTTCGACAACGGCCGCAACATCAGCGTGGGTCTGCGCTACAAGTTCTGAACCCGGCAAGCACCGGCACGACCGTCCGCGTCCGCGGCCGGCCGTGCCGGTTTTTTCGGATACCGACCACATGACCATCAGTTTCCAACGCCGGCGCCTGCTGCGGGGCGCAGCCTTGCTTCCGTTCAGCGGCGCCATCCACCCGGCGACCGGCCGCCAGCTCTGCCTGGAGGCGCTGGACGCGTTCGACGGCGAGCCGTATGCTGCCGTGGCCGAGCTGGCCCTGCTGGACAGGGACGGGAAGCCGCTCGATCAATCTAAAGGGGACACGAACATGCCGAGCAAGACGAAAGCATTCCTGGCGGC
This genomic stretch from Massilia putida harbors:
- a CDS encoding TonB-dependent receptor, with product MNQKHHVGPRMSLVALALAQAFATQAMAQQAPAETNTVLVTGIRASAQSSLAVKRNSMEVVDSISAEDIGKLPDPNVEETLTRVPGVQGYRYGGEGASPSGNGSGLTIRGLSGQTASQVNGRASFTAGSREFNLEDAIPGMIAGVDVYKNPSAEHIEGGIGGLVNIRTRKPSDFKGPTASISTNARYNDLAKKVDPELFGLFANRYDLGGGSRIGVMAAFAFQKSTGRSDSNPANRGPDFRRVIGADTPEYAQLAAANTGNNPGQPMAKYVGRNDVGYLAPVTMRPTSATVGANTPDTSILTPAQAANIISTTAVNANLFQETIMRQRRGLNLAADYRVDNTLRFYAESNYTGYLYHQNYRFVWADTGNNLRNLQTAPFAVTESMVNRNFNGGSDDVLSSRRLLGGTWQDSAIRLWGGDEHSPYTTWIAAGGAEWNPTSALFLKADFSYIKSDRRQDNRRVEMAGAAGLAWDVTRYADGEPHKMTYGGPSLSDPKNFVFSGFPLGWQHWDDKGNATALDGAYTLESGFFDKIKFGTRYATQQSQYTNRGNFWSLTTDGKPLAADRSNAIPVPSKTDMLQTSPTNYMRGLAGYSGGYIVWNPDRLLGNQVKEQFPASNMPDQDNFPENVAARRFMKESTLAGYLVGDFSAFDESLKGNVGVRVVRTRSTAVAKNRDTTQPGTPLVDYSRTTTYTNVLPTFNATYDLAKDFLARFGFGRGMTRPDLGSLNPSIAYDAGLGTANIGNPDLRPQTADSYDFSLERYFSATNFVSAAVFDKQIKGFFSPVAQCMTVPFAPLYSGATSNGCTNGQYLTSKQVNAAPGYARGVEVAGQWFFGGDNWWKNFGVAGNYTYVKTSNPVNYGTPAAPVWITSQQPYTSKNSYSISGLYEDNKLSGRLVYTWRSSQLLGAVNPINPLGSGYVGAYGLLDASLNYAIDDRLTLSLNASNLTDKAPNRYVGEAPYFEPSLLGQYFDNGRNISVGLRYKF